Genomic DNA from Desulfurivibrio alkaliphilus AHT 2:
GACCACCGGGCCGAACAGTACATGTGCTCGCCGATTTTCCTGGCCGAGGTTCTTTCACCCTCCAACGAAATCTTCGACCGCAAGGAGAAGGCATCCTATTACCGCCGCCTGCCCTCCCTGCAGGAATTCCTGTTCATCGACCCCGACCGCCGCAGCATGGAGCTTTACCGCCGCAACCAGGCCGGCCTCTGGGAACTGCGAGACTTCATCGCCGACCAGCCCCTGCCCCACTCCCTGCCACTGGCCAGCCTGGAGCTGGAAATCGCCCGGGAGCGGATTTTCCGCAACGTGGATTAAAAGGCAAACCGCACCGCTTATTAATTTCACCGACCGGTTAACTGGCGGGCAACTGGCTGAGGTAGGCGCTTAGGCGGGCGGCCAGTTCACGGCTGTCGATGAGCAGGGAGCATTCGTGGTTGCGGCTCAGTGCGGCATGGGTGAGGTTG
This window encodes:
- a CDS encoding Uma2 family endonuclease, translated to MGQAQPLQLMTAAEYLQWEPPQQEKHEFIGGELYAMGGASRRHVTVTGNLFAELDRALEGTPCRVYMADMWLQVVADEVYFYPDVMVTCDSADHRAEQYMCSPIFLAEVLSPSNEIFDRKEKASYYRRLPSLQEFLFIDPDRRSMELYRRNQAGLWELRDFIADQPLPHSLPLASLELEIARERIFRNVD